A window of the Procambarus clarkii isolate CNS0578487 chromosome 19, FALCON_Pclarkii_2.0, whole genome shotgun sequence genome harbors these coding sequences:
- the LOC138366441 gene encoding adhesin Ata autotransporter-like — protein sequence MGGRSEVMGGKAVMMGGEAEVMGGEVVVMGGEVVVMGGEAVLMGGEAEVMGGEVVVMGGEAEVMGGEAVVMGGEAVVMGGEAVLMGGEAEVMGGEVVVMGGEAEVMGGEAVVMGGEAVVMGGEAEVMGGEAMVMGGEAEVMGGKAVVMGGEAVVMGGEAEVMGGEAVVMGGEAEVMSGEAVVMGGEAVVMGGEAEVMGGEAVVMGGEAVVMGGEAVVMGGEAEVMGGEAEVMSGEAVVMGGEAVVMGGEAVVMGRDLHEQLSSEYSRALELTLLSKHTSVY from the coding sequence ATGGGCGGCAGGTCTGAGGTGATGGGTGGAAAGGCTGTGATGATGGGTGGAGAGGCTGAGGTGATGGGTggagaggttgtggtgatgggtggagaggttgtggtgatgggtggagagGCTGTGCTGATGGGTGGAGAGGCTGAGGTGATGGGTggagaggttgtggtgatgggtggagagGCTGAGGTGATGGGTGGAGAGgctgtggtgatgggtggagaggctgtggtgatgggtggagagGCTGTGCTGATGGGTGGAGAGGCTGAGGTGATGGGTggagaggttgtggtgatgggtggagagGCTGAGGTGATGGGTGGAGAGgctgtggtgatgggtggagaggctgtggtgatgggtggagagGCTGAGGTGATGGGTGGAGAGGCTATGGTGATGGGTGGAGAGGCTGAGGTGATGGGTGGAAAGgctgtggtgatgggtggagaggctgtggtgatgggtggagagGCTGAGGTGATGGGTGGAGAGgctgtggtgatgggtggagagGCTGAGGTGATGAGTGGAGAGgctgtggtgatgggtggagaggctgtggtgatgggtggagagGCTGAGGTGATGGGTGGAGAGgctgtggtgatgggtggagaggctgtggtgatgggtggagaggctgtggtgatgggtggagagGCTGAGGTGATGGGTGGAGAGGCTGAGGTGATGAGTGGAGAGgctgtggtgatgggtggagaggctgtggtgatgggtggagagGCTGTGGTGATGGGTAGAGACTTGCACGAGCAGTTGTCCTCAGAATATTCTCGTGCTCTTgagctgacgcttctatctaagcatacgtctgtatattag